From the Blattabacterium cuenoti genome, one window contains:
- a CDS encoding adenylosuccinate synthase, whose product MPSNVIVGLQWGDEGKGKITDLLSKYSDYVIRYQGGNNAGHSIHVKNHHFILHLIPSGVIHCDVQCILGPGMVIDPKFFIQEIKELESFGINTDKVFIDKRVHITMPYHCLLDKYQEESLGKNKIGTTHRGIGPTYVDKISRIGIRVLDLLKKNILYKKLKYNINLKNSIFKKIYNKPTISFEYVYNEYIKYSEILHDRIIDSVYTIHNAFKKKNKILFEGAQALLLDIDYGTYPYVTTTSTSTGGACIGSGVPPNLLGNFIGVAKTYCTRVGSGPFPTEIQDKEIENIVRKYGNEYGSTTKRPRRCGWLDLIALKYSCMINGIKYLILTKLDVLSRLRTIKICVKYKYNINNKNTSHFIADIENERIESVFIKFPGWNKDISHINDYEKLPKNCKEYLNFIEKYLKLEILLISLGSERDQNIIKNKTLFNKIFLSKNS is encoded by the coding sequence ATGCCTTCAAATGTAATAGTAGGGTTGCAATGGGGTGATGAAGGGAAAGGTAAGATAACTGATTTACTTTCCAAATACTCAGATTATGTTATACGTTATCAAGGAGGAAATAATGCTGGACATTCCATTCATGTTAAAAATCATCATTTCATACTTCATCTAATTCCTTCTGGGGTTATACATTGTGATGTACAATGTATTCTTGGTCCTGGTATGGTAATAGACCCTAAATTTTTTATTCAAGAAATAAAAGAATTAGAATCTTTTGGAATTAATACGGATAAAGTTTTTATAGACAAAAGAGTACATATTACTATGCCTTATCACTGTTTGCTAGATAAGTATCAAGAAGAATCTTTAGGTAAAAATAAAATTGGAACTACTCATCGTGGAATAGGTCCTACTTATGTAGATAAAATATCTAGAATAGGAATTAGAGTATTGGATTTGTTAAAAAAGAATATTTTGTATAAAAAACTTAAATATAATATAAATTTAAAAAATTCTATTTTTAAAAAAATTTATAATAAACCAACTATTTCATTTGAATATGTTTATAATGAATATATAAAATATTCAGAAATTTTACATGATAGAATTATAGATTCTGTTTATACAATTCATAATGCATTTAAAAAAAAAAATAAAATACTATTTGAAGGAGCTCAAGCATTGTTATTAGATATTGATTATGGAACATATCCATATGTTACTACTACTTCTACATCTACAGGTGGGGCTTGCATAGGTAGTGGGGTGCCCCCAAATCTTTTAGGAAATTTTATAGGAGTTGCAAAAACATATTGCACACGTGTTGGATCTGGACCGTTCCCAACAGAAATACAAGACAAAGAAATTGAAAATATTGTGCGAAAATATGGAAATGAATATGGATCTACTACTAAAAGACCAAGACGATGTGGATGGTTAGATTTAATAGCTCTAAAATACTCTTGTATGATAAATGGAATTAAATATTTAATTCTAACTAAATTAGACGTTTTAAGTAGACTTAGGACTATAAAAATATGTGTAAAGTATAAATACAATATAAATAATAAAAATACTTCTCATTTTATAGCAGATATAGAAAATGAAAGAATAGAAAGTGTATTTATTAAATTTCCTGGATGGAATAAAGATATATCTCATATAAATGATTATGAAAAATTACCTAAAAATTGCAAAGAATATCTAAATTTTATTGAAAAATATTTAAAATTAGAAATATTATTAATTTCATTAGGATCTGAAAGAGATCAAAATATTATAAAAAATAAAACTTTATTTAATAAAATATTTTTATCAAAAAATTCGTGA
- the purB gene encoding adenylosuccinate lyase yields the protein MKKYKNPLVERYSSKEMLYNFSPEKKFFIWRKLWYNLAKVQKELGLNISYEQIQNLKNNLYNINWERVEFFEKKFHHDVMAHLHAFGEQATIAKPILHLGVTSAFLGDNTDIILMRDGLDILLKRIINIIFRLRNFSLEYHNTPTLAYTHYQPAQLTTVGKRAVLWINSLLMDVNELEFILKNLYFRGVKGTVGTAASFKELFNGDLEKTQYLDKKLSKIFGFENVFSVTGQTYDRKIDTQILNLLSNISQTSHKFSNDIRLLQNLKEIEEPFYEEQIGSSAMSYKRNPVYSERMASLAKYVISLSNSSAIVAATQWLERTLDDSANRRLVIGQGFLTVDAILIIWNKILENMIVYTKIIDNNINKELPFLITEYIIIESVKNGGDRQEIHERIRIHSMETSKEIKLKGKENNFIKRILLDKNIPINKQKINKILNPKNFIGFSSEQTLSFIKEKVNPILEKYHYFIDK from the coding sequence GTGAAAAAATATAAAAATCCGTTAGTAGAACGATACAGTAGTAAAGAAATGTTATATAATTTTTCTCCAGAAAAAAAATTCTTTATTTGGAGAAAATTATGGTATAACTTGGCAAAAGTTCAAAAAGAATTAGGATTAAATATTAGTTATGAACAAATACAAAATTTAAAAAATAATTTATATAATATTAATTGGGAAAGAGTTGAATTTTTTGAAAAAAAATTTCATCATGATGTTATGGCTCATTTACATGCTTTTGGAGAACAAGCAACTATAGCAAAACCTATTTTACACTTAGGAGTTACCAGCGCTTTTTTAGGAGATAATACAGATATTATTTTAATGCGAGATGGATTAGATATTTTGCTAAAAAGAATAATTAATATTATTTTTCGTCTTAGAAACTTTTCTTTAGAATATCATAATACTCCAACTCTAGCTTATACTCATTATCAACCTGCCCAATTAACTACAGTAGGAAAACGTGCTGTATTGTGGATTAATAGTCTACTTATGGATGTAAATGAATTAGAATTTATATTAAAAAATCTTTATTTTAGGGGAGTAAAAGGAACTGTTGGCACTGCTGCAAGTTTTAAAGAATTATTTAATGGAGATTTAGAAAAAACACAATACTTAGATAAAAAGCTATCAAAAATATTTGGATTCGAAAATGTTTTTTCTGTGACTGGGCAAACTTACGATAGAAAAATTGATACTCAAATTTTAAATTTATTATCTAACATATCTCAAACATCCCATAAATTTAGTAATGATATTCGCTTATTACAAAATCTAAAAGAAATAGAAGAACCTTTTTACGAAGAACAAATTGGTTCCAGTGCAATGTCTTATAAAAGAAATCCAGTCTATAGTGAAAGAATGGCTTCTTTAGCAAAATATGTAATATCTTTATCTAATAGTTCAGCTATAGTAGCAGCTACTCAATGGTTAGAAAGAACTTTAGATGATTCTGCCAATAGAAGATTAGTTATTGGGCAAGGATTCCTTACCGTAGATGCCATTTTAATTATTTGGAATAAAATATTAGAAAATATGATTGTATATACTAAAATTATTGATAATAATATAAATAAAGAACTTCCATTTTTAATAACTGAATACATTATTATTGAATCTGTAAAAAATGGTGGAGATAGACAGGAAATTCATGAAAGAATACGTATTCATTCAATGGAAACAAGTAAAGAAATTAAATTAAAAGGAAAAGAAAATAACTTTATAAAAAGAATTTTACTTGATAAAAATATTCCAATTAATAAACAAAAAATAAATAAAATTTTAAATCCTAAAAATTTTATAGGATTTTCTTCAGAACAAACCTTATCTTTTATTAAAGAAAAAGTCAATCCTATATTGGAAAAATACCATTATTTTATCGATAAATAA
- a CDS encoding phosphoribosylformylglycinamidine synthase, whose translation MNLKIFIQKKPYFDTDSIKLYNELCNLHTPLVNGLIIYCVYNIYNINKKLFLESLYKIFADPVTDILHINKNFNNPCFKFFSDYDEIRSDSATQCLKILDYKSCAYIKSSYLVELFGIDKNKKEYLNSIKEYLKKKKSLNIHTFSHEKVSHNHNLYIDGFINFSVEKLIKFHKKFNFSMNIMDLIFIQKYFIKEKRNPTEIELQVLDVFWSDHCRHITFFTSLIDISFKGSLKNMYNKIFNKYLEDRHFMGISKKPINLMELSSLPYKVLCKKGKLKHEISSLENNACMIMIDVDFTDRDDKEKWYIFFKNETHNHPTEIDPFNGAATCVGGAIRDPLSGRSYVYQGLRLSGAANPKNTKTFYGKLPQNKICFEAARGYSYYGNRIGLATTHVREIYHEGYRAKRMEIGMVVGAVPKNFVKQKKLKKGDIIMLIGGMTGKEGVGGAIDSSKSDNFNFKNNVKQKWDPLTERKIQRFFRKKEVTYLIKKCNDFGAGGVSVAIGELNDSIKLYLDKIPIKKNQGIITPIDIALSESQERMAVALDSKHAEKFISLAKEENLLSVPIAEITDNNRIIFMYEEKELFNIKSSFLNTRGFCKKQSVIVNTPTSISPFKQSRKLSFNKKTFFKTLSKLNVASQINLSEMFDSTVGGTTVLMPFGGKYQMTPSEGSVQKIPVMKGNTNTVSIVAWGYHPEISVWSPFHGGIYSIIECISKIVSMGGDFKNIYFSFQEYFQKLGNDPENWGKPFSSLLGAYHAQMSLGIGSIGGKDSMSGSYKKLNVPPTFITFGVSTSKSLYITSPEFKKIGNIIYLYYHRLLKNDMPDFESIKNIYNKIYQGIKSGKIVSVKTIKDGGISSAIAEMSFGNRLGAIIDCKYNLLEISIGSLIIEASSFISNDLIKIGEVTSYDYLIFNGINISIDEAINNWTNTFNSVFSFNKEKYKKEKYKKNISKNTYRVTKNFSIICKSNYKGIPRVLIPIFPGTNGEFESVRAFEKEKSIIKTFVFRNLRNEDVISSSLQLTKYIKSSQIIMICGGFSAGDEPDGAGKFISSILHNPYIKDSVKNFLDKDGLILGICNGFQGLIKSGLLPYGKICLRNNNSPTLTYNKIGKHISKCVNIKIISDKSPWLNGMKNKIYILPISHGEGKFYAKKKIISTLFKKQQVAAQYVDFKGNPSSNSIHNPNGSISSIEGIISQDGRIYGRMTHPERYDEGLLKNIPNIREHSIFKNAVQYFL comes from the coding sequence ATGAATTTAAAAATTTTTATCCAAAAAAAACCATATTTTGATACTGATTCTATAAAATTATATAATGAATTATGTAATTTACATACTCCATTAGTTAATGGATTAATTATATATTGTGTATACAATATTTACAATATAAATAAAAAACTATTTTTAGAAAGTCTATATAAAATTTTTGCAGATCCTGTTACAGATATTTTACATATAAATAAGAATTTTAATAATCCTTGTTTTAAATTTTTCTCAGATTATGATGAAATTAGATCTGATTCTGCTACGCAATGTCTTAAAATATTAGATTATAAATCTTGTGCATATATAAAATCTAGTTATTTAGTTGAATTATTTGGAATAGATAAAAATAAAAAAGAATATTTAAACAGTATAAAAGAATATTTAAAAAAAAAAAAATCATTAAATATTCATACTTTTTCACATGAAAAAGTGTCACATAACCATAATCTATATATAGATGGATTTATTAATTTTTCTGTAGAAAAACTAATAAAATTCCATAAGAAATTTAATTTTTCCATGAATATTATGGATTTGATATTTATACAAAAATATTTTATTAAAGAAAAAAGAAATCCTACAGAAATAGAACTACAAGTTTTAGATGTTTTTTGGTCTGACCATTGTAGACATATTACTTTCTTTACTTCCCTTATTGATATATCTTTTAAAGGCTCATTAAAAAATATGTATAATAAAATTTTTAATAAATATTTAGAAGATAGACATTTTATGGGAATTTCAAAAAAACCTATAAATCTAATGGAATTATCTAGTCTTCCTTACAAAGTTCTTTGTAAAAAAGGAAAATTAAAACATGAAATATCCTCACTTGAAAATAATGCTTGTATGATAATGATAGATGTTGATTTTACGGATAGAGATGACAAAGAAAAATGGTATATTTTTTTTAAAAATGAAACTCATAATCATCCTACAGAAATTGATCCTTTTAATGGAGCTGCAACTTGTGTAGGAGGTGCAATAAGAGACCCATTATCTGGAAGATCTTATGTTTATCAAGGACTTAGATTAAGTGGAGCAGCAAATCCTAAAAACACTAAAACATTTTATGGAAAATTACCACAAAATAAAATTTGTTTTGAAGCAGCTAGGGGTTATAGCTATTATGGCAATAGAATTGGTCTAGCGACTACACATGTTCGTGAAATTTATCATGAAGGATATAGGGCAAAAAGAATGGAAATAGGAATGGTAGTTGGAGCAGTTCCAAAAAATTTTGTAAAACAAAAAAAATTAAAAAAAGGAGATATTATAATGTTAATTGGTGGAATGACAGGAAAAGAAGGAGTAGGAGGAGCTATAGATTCTTCTAAATCAGATAATTTTAATTTTAAAAATAATGTAAAACAAAAATGGGATCCTTTAACGGAAAGAAAAATACAAAGATTTTTTAGAAAAAAGGAAGTTACTTATTTAATAAAAAAATGTAATGATTTTGGAGCAGGTGGAGTATCAGTAGCCATAGGAGAATTAAATGATAGTATAAAACTTTATTTAGATAAAATTCCTATAAAAAAAAATCAAGGAATAATAACCCCAATAGATATTGCTCTTTCTGAATCTCAGGAACGTATGGCCGTTGCATTGGATTCTAAACATGCAGAAAAATTTATTTCTTTAGCAAAAGAAGAAAATCTACTTTCTGTTCCTATAGCTGAAATTACTGATAATAATAGGATAATTTTTATGTATGAAGAAAAAGAATTATTTAATATTAAAAGTTCTTTTCTAAATACTAGAGGATTTTGTAAAAAACAATCAGTTATAGTTAATACTCCTACTTCAATTTCTCCATTTAAACAATCAAGAAAGTTATCTTTCAATAAAAAGACTTTTTTTAAAACTTTATCTAAACTAAATGTAGCATCTCAAATAAATTTATCAGAAATGTTTGATAGTACTGTAGGTGGAACTACAGTATTAATGCCTTTTGGTGGTAAATATCAAATGACTCCATCTGAAGGTAGTGTACAAAAAATTCCTGTTATGAAAGGAAATACAAATACAGTTAGCATAGTAGCATGGGGATATCATCCAGAAATTTCAGTATGGAGCCCTTTTCATGGAGGTATTTACTCTATTATAGAATGTATATCTAAAATTGTTTCTATGGGGGGGGATTTTAAAAATATTTATTTTAGTTTTCAAGAATATTTTCAAAAATTAGGTAATGATCCAGAAAATTGGGGAAAACCATTTTCATCTTTATTGGGAGCATACCATGCTCAAATGTCTTTAGGCATTGGATCAATTGGAGGAAAAGACTCTATGTCAGGGTCTTATAAAAAATTAAATGTACCTCCTACATTTATAACATTTGGAGTATCAACTAGTAAAAGTCTATACATAACTTCTCCAGAATTTAAAAAAATTGGAAATATAATTTATTTATATTATCATAGATTATTAAAAAATGATATGCCTGATTTTGAATCTATTAAAAATATATACAATAAAATTTATCAAGGAATTAAGTCTGGTAAAATTGTATCAGTTAAAACTATAAAAGATGGTGGGATTTCCTCTGCAATTGCAGAAATGTCATTTGGAAATAGATTAGGAGCTATTATAGATTGTAAATATAATTTATTAGAAATTAGTATTGGATCATTAATTATAGAAGCATCTTCTTTTATATCAAATGATTTAATAAAAATTGGAGAAGTTACATCATATGATTATTTAATTTTTAACGGAATAAATATTTCTATAGATGAAGCAATAAATAATTGGACAAATACTTTTAATTCTGTTTTTTCTTTTAATAAAGAAAAATATAAAAAAGAAAAATATAAAAAAAACATTTCAAAAAATACTTATAGAGTAACAAAAAATTTTTCTATTATATGTAAATCAAATTATAAAGGAATTCCACGTGTACTAATTCCAATTTTTCCTGGAACAAATGGAGAATTTGAATCAGTACGTGCATTTGAAAAAGAAAAATCTATAATTAAAACTTTTGTATTTAGAAATTTACGTAATGAAGATGTAATATCTTCTTCATTGCAATTGACAAAATATATAAAATCTTCACAAATTATTATGATTTGTGGAGGTTTTAGTGCTGGAGATGAACCAGATGGAGCAGGAAAATTTATTTCATCTATATTACATAATCCTTATATTAAAGATTCAGTTAAAAATTTTCTTGATAAAGATGGATTAATTTTAGGTATTTGCAATGGATTTCAAGGATTAATAAAATCTGGATTATTACCTTATGGTAAAATTTGTTTAAGAAATAATAATTCCCCTACATTAACTTATAATAAAATAGGAAAACATATTTCTAAATGTGTAAATATTAAAATAATTTCAGATAAATCTCCATGGTTAAATGGAATGAAAAATAAAATATATATTTTACCAATTTCTCATGGAGAAGGAAAATTTTATGCTAAAAAAAAAATTATTAGTACGTTGTTTAAAAAACAACAAGTTGCTGCACAATATGTAGATTTTAAAGGGAATCCAAGCTCAAATAGTATTCATAATCCTAATGGATCTATATCATCCATTGAAGGAATAATAAGTCAAGATGGAAGGATTTATGGAAGGATGACTCATCCTGAACGATATGACGAAGGTTTATTAAAAAATATTCCTAACATACGTGAACATTCTATTTTTAAAAATGCTGTACAATACTTTTTATAA
- the purE gene encoding 5-(carboxyamino)imidazole ribonucleotide mutase, giving the protein MKIAIFFGSISDKGIMKNATEILKIFNVNYKCYIISAHRIPEILINTIKKVESEKTDLIIAGAGLSAHLPGIISSRTIIPVIGVPIYSKNGLLGGIDSLFSIIQMPKDVPIAAVGINNSYNAALFSIHILSMKYPEIKKKLIKFRINIKERLLNEIEQDL; this is encoded by the coding sequence ATGAAAATTGCAATATTCTTTGGAAGTATTTCTGATAAAGGTATAATGAAAAATGCAACTGAAATATTAAAAATATTTAATGTAAATTATAAATGTTATATTATTTCTGCACATAGAATTCCAGAAATTTTAATAAACACTATAAAAAAAGTAGAATCTGAAAAAACAGATTTAATTATAGCTGGAGCTGGTTTATCTGCACATTTACCTGGAATTATATCTTCTAGAACAATTATCCCAGTTATTGGAGTCCCTATATACAGTAAAAATGGATTATTAGGTGGAATAGATTCATTATTTTCTATAATTCAAATGCCTAAGGATGTCCCAATTGCAGCTGTAGGTATTAACAATTCTTATAATGCCGCACTTTTTTCTATTCATATATTATCTATGAAATATCCAGAAATAAAAAAAAAACTAATAAAATTTAGAATTAACATTAAGGAAAGATTACTAAATGAAATAGAACAAGATTTGTAA
- the purC gene encoding phosphoribosylaminoimidazolesuccinocarboxamide synthase, which produces MINTIKKDLIIEGKTKKIYSTKNPHEIIIHYKDNLTSLHGLKNKLFQDKGILNNEITTIIFKHLHYNGIKNHFIRKENNREQLCYKLNMIPLEFVTRNIVSGSMSKRLGITEGKLISNGIFEIFYKSDKLKDPLINDHHAVFLEIISYEELNFIYSVMKNINNILKKYFINKNIILVDFKIEFGKNKKNEIYLSDEISPDTCRFWDKNTKKKLDKDIFRIESEKNIDIINTYMEILKRLHEN; this is translated from the coding sequence ATGATTAATACAATTAAAAAAGATCTCATTATAGAAGGAAAAACAAAAAAAATTTATTCTACAAAAAATCCACATGAAATTATCATACATTATAAAGATAATTTAACTTCTTTACATGGATTGAAAAATAAATTATTTCAAGATAAAGGAATATTGAACAATGAAATAACTACTATAATATTTAAACATCTTCATTATAATGGAATTAAAAATCATTTCATACGAAAAGAGAATAACAGAGAACAATTATGTTATAAATTAAATATGATTCCTTTAGAATTTGTAACAAGAAATATTGTTTCTGGGAGCATGTCAAAACGATTAGGTATTACAGAAGGTAAACTAATATCAAATGGTATTTTTGAAATTTTTTATAAAAGTGATAAATTAAAGGATCCATTAATTAATGATCATCATGCAGTATTTTTAGAAATTATTTCCTATGAAGAATTAAATTTCATATATTCTGTTATGAAAAATATAAATAATATTCTTAAAAAATATTTTATTAATAAAAACATTATATTAGTGGATTTTAAAATAGAATTTGGAAAAAATAAAAAAAATGAAATTTATCTTTCCGATGAAATTAGTCCTGATACCTGTCGTTTTTGGGATAAAAACACAAAAAAAAAATTAGACAAAGACATATTTAGAATAGAATCAGAAAAAAATATAGATATAATTAATACATATATGGAAATTCTAAAAAGATTACACGAAAATTAA
- the purF gene encoding amidophosphoribosyltransferase, with amino-acid sequence MIFYSIIKKKNHNDFYDKFHDECGIFGVYSPKNIDTFTLIQFGLFALQHRGQEACGFSVLRDGYIISHKNEGLVLDFFRKISNDECYNGNAVIGHTRYSTEGGQSKKNIQPFFGVNSFGKSTISIVHNGNLVNAKIIRNKLESEGINFISEYSDSEVILRLIQKYLLEFGNSLKKAIKKTTLDIIGAYSVIVLMNDQIAAFRDPNGIRPLCYGLLNKSTYIFSSETCGIDSVGGIYVRDVFPGEIIIVNNKSIKFYFFTKKVKKRICSFEYIYFSRPDSLIENLSVYKIREKSGEKLYNQYPVKADVVIGVPDSGVPAAIGYSKASGIPFKPILVKNKYIGRSFILPKKEMREKIVNLKLNPILYEIKGKKIVIIDDSIVRGTTSKRLVTILRKAGAKEIHFRSASPPIIAPCYLGVNTPNKEDLISYNIEKHSIKNLLNVDSLEFLSMDNLLEILGGKNYCFGCFTENYPVDKKNCII; translated from the coding sequence ATGATATTTTATTCTATTATAAAAAAAAAAAATCATAATGATTTTTATGATAAATTTCATGATGAGTGTGGTATTTTTGGAGTATATTCACCTAAAAATATAGATACTTTTACTTTAATTCAATTTGGGTTATTTGCATTACAACATAGAGGGCAAGAAGCATGTGGATTTTCCGTATTACGAGATGGATATATTATATCTCACAAGAATGAAGGTCTTGTTTTAGATTTTTTTCGTAAAATTTCTAATGATGAATGTTATAATGGTAATGCTGTAATTGGTCATACAAGATATTCTACAGAAGGAGGTCAAAGTAAAAAAAATATTCAACCTTTTTTTGGGGTTAATTCTTTTGGCAAAAGTACAATATCTATTGTTCATAATGGTAACTTGGTTAATGCTAAAATTATTCGTAATAAACTAGAATCGGAAGGAATAAATTTTATATCAGAATATTCTGATTCGGAAGTTATATTACGATTGATACAAAAATATTTGCTAGAATTTGGTAATAGTTTAAAAAAAGCAATAAAAAAAACAACTTTAGACATTATAGGTGCATATTCCGTAATAGTTTTAATGAACGATCAAATAGCAGCATTTAGAGATCCAAATGGAATTAGACCTTTATGTTATGGATTGTTAAATAAATCAACTTATATATTTAGTTCAGAAACTTGTGGAATAGATTCAGTTGGGGGAATTTATGTTAGAGATGTATTTCCAGGTGAAATAATTATTGTTAATAATAAATCAATTAAATTTTATTTTTTTACAAAAAAAGTAAAAAAAAGAATATGTTCATTTGAATATATTTATTTTTCTCGTCCAGATTCTTTAATTGAAAATTTAAGTGTATACAAAATTCGTGAAAAAAGTGGGGAAAAACTTTATAATCAATATCCAGTAAAAGCTGATGTTGTAATTGGAGTTCCAGATTCTGGGGTGCCAGCTGCTATTGGATATTCTAAAGCTTCTGGAATTCCTTTTAAACCAATATTGGTAAAAAATAAATATATTGGAAGATCGTTTATATTACCTAAAAAAGAAATGAGAGAAAAAATAGTAAATTTAAAGTTAAATCCTATTTTATATGAAATAAAGGGGAAAAAAATAGTTATTATTGATGATTCCATAGTTCGTGGAACAACTAGTAAAAGATTAGTTACTATTTTAAGAAAAGCAGGAGCTAAAGAAATTCATTTCAGAAGTGCATCACCCCCTATTATAGCTCCATGCTATTTAGGAGTAAATACTCCAAATAAAGAAGATCTTATTTCATATAACATAGAAAAACATAGTATTAAAAATCTACTAAATGTAGATAGTTTGGAATTTTTAAGTATGGATAATTTGCTAGAAATATTAGGAGGAAAAAACTATTGTTTTGGATGTTTTACAGAAAATTACCCAGTTGATAAAAAAAACTGTATTATATAA
- the purM gene encoding phosphoribosylformylglycinamidine cyclo-ligase — protein MKENYIAINKISKILKNTYNYKVLSTLEDFSAFYKIHEYIKYKKPILVSGVDGVGTKLRLSLDYKKYDVIGKDCFAMCINDILCHGATPLFFLDYLACEKLDFNIIEKIIEGISVSCKENNTCFIGGETAEMTGFYKRKNDYDISGFCVGIVEEDNIINGKKLIKENDILIGIPSSGVHSNGFSLIRKIFSKEDFRKDFKKKPLYETLLNPTRIYYKIIYNLLKKFSIHGIAHITGGGILNNLCRIIPNNLSAIVKIDQIPINFKSIFEFIQKKGNLSDEIMLNTFNMGVGIIIVVSSKEVNLILDELHLLRESPFIIGNIVKGSKKVFFK, from the coding sequence ATGAAAGAAAATTACATTGCTATAAATAAAATTAGTAAAATTTTAAAAAATACTTATAATTATAAAGTTTTAAGTACTTTAGAAGACTTTTCTGCATTTTATAAAATACATGAATATATAAAATATAAAAAACCAATTTTAGTATCTGGAGTTGATGGTGTAGGAACTAAGTTACGTTTATCTTTAGATTATAAAAAGTACGATGTAATTGGAAAAGATTGTTTTGCTATGTGTATAAATGATATTTTGTGTCATGGAGCAACTCCTTTATTTTTTTTGGATTATTTAGCTTGTGAAAAACTTGATTTTAATATTATAGAGAAGATAATAGAAGGAATATCTGTTTCTTGTAAAGAAAATAATACATGTTTTATTGGAGGAGAGACTGCAGAGATGACAGGATTTTACAAAAGAAAAAATGATTATGACATTTCTGGATTTTGCGTAGGAATTGTAGAAGAAGACAATATTATAAATGGTAAAAAACTTATTAAAGAAAATGATATTTTAATTGGGATCCCTTCATCAGGTGTGCATAGCAACGGATTTTCATTAATTAGAAAAATCTTTTCTAAAGAAGACTTTAGAAAAGATTTTAAAAAAAAACCTCTTTATGAGACACTTTTGAATCCTACTAGGATATATTATAAAATTATTTATAATTTATTGAAAAAATTTTCAATTCATGGTATTGCTCATATTACTGGAGGTGGAATATTGAATAATTTATGTAGAATAATTCCAAATAATTTATCAGCTATAGTTAAAATAGATCAAATTCCTATTAATTTTAAATCTATTTTTGAATTTATTCAAAAAAAAGGTAATCTTTCAGATGAAATAATGTTAAATACTTTTAATATGGGAGTAGGAATAATAATTGTTGTTTCTTCAAAAGAAGTAAATTTAATTTTAGATGAATTACATTTACTTAGAGAATCCCCCTTTATTATTGGCAATATTGTAAAAGGAAGTAAAAAAGTTTTTTTTAAATAA
- a CDS encoding formyltransferase family protein, with the protein MEYKAISILVSGKGTNMKHIFQAINKKILSDFIIDSVISDRNCDAIKYAKKRDIKTFSLKKDKFLSKKIDKILKKHFPYVIVLSGFLSILDELFCKKWSGKIINIHPSLLPKYCGIGMYGMKVHKSVINNKEKISGATVHYVTKNIDKGPIILKKSCKISNKETVLSLSKKVSLIEREILIKSIKNL; encoded by the coding sequence ATGGAATACAAAGCCATATCTATTTTAGTTTCTGGAAAAGGTACTAATATGAAGCATATTTTTCAGGCAATTAATAAAAAAATATTATCAGATTTTATAATAGATTCAGTTATTTCTGATAGAAATTGTGATGCAATAAAATATGCAAAAAAAAGGGATATAAAAACTTTTTCCTTGAAAAAGGATAAATTTTTATCAAAAAAAATAGATAAAATATTAAAAAAACATTTTCCATATGTTATAGTTTTATCTGGATTTTTATCAATACTTGACGAACTATTTTGTAAAAAATGGTCAGGAAAAATTATTAATATTCATCCATCACTTTTACCTAAATATTGTGGAATAGGGATGTATGGGATGAAAGTTCATAAATCAGTAATAAATAATAAAGAAAAAATATCAGGTGCTACTGTTCATTACGTTACAAAAAATATAGATAAAGGCCCTATTATTTTAAAAAAATCTTGCAAAATTTCTAATAAAGAAACTGTTCTTTCATTATCAAAAAAAGTTTCTCTTATAGAGAGAGAAATATTAATTAAATCTATAAAAAATTTATAA